Proteins encoded in a region of the Schistocerca serialis cubense isolate TAMUIC-IGC-003099 chromosome 6, iqSchSeri2.2, whole genome shotgun sequence genome:
- the LOC126484959 gene encoding piggyBac transposable element-derived protein 4-like: MSRRGLRDEEIERLLCEIPSDEDSTVDTTDDESDYEASIVAEAIVSSEGEVSESEEESESTPPKRAADTAPTWGQQFNATSGMQFDSESGPSAFIRDIDDPEPIDIFEKIFPKELVQLIVFQTNLYATQSGKSFTPTTDNEIRTFLGINILMGIKRMPAYRDYWSSAPELHDRYIASLMAVNRFGWLLRNIHLNDNTLHPEKGHPGYDKLYKLRPVIKILSESFSKCYQPSKHLAIDESMIKFKGRNSMKQYMRDKPIKRGYKVWMLCDKTSYNLKFDIYTGKLLQEVAESNRFPEKCINI; the protein is encoded by the coding sequence atgtcaagaagaggcttacgagatgaagaaatcgaacgattattgtgtgaaattccatcagacgaggattccactgttgacaccacagatgacgaatctgattatgaagcaagcattgttgcggaggctattgtgtcgtctgaaggcgaagtttcagagagcgaggaagaaagtgagtccactccgccaaaacgcgctgctgacacagcgccaacttggggacaacaattcaatgctacctcaggaatgcagttcgacagtgaatcaggaccaagtgcttttattagggacattgatgatccagaacctatcgatatattcgaaaaaatatttccaaaagagctagttcagctaatcgttttccaaacaaatttatatgcgacgcaatctggcaagtctttcactccaacaactgacaatgaaatacgaactttcctgggaatcaacattttgatgggtataaagcgtatgccagcatacagagactactggtctagtgccccagaacttcatgatcgttatattgcatctctgatggcagtaaatcggtttggatggttactgaggaacattcatctgaatgataacacattgcatccagaaaaaggacacccaggttatgacaaactgtacaagctgcgaccagtgatcaagatactatctgaatctttttccaagtgttaccaacccagcaaacacctagcaattgatgagtcaatgatcaaattcaaaggccgcaacagtatgaaacaatacatgagagataaacccataaagcgtggttacaaagtgtggatgctgtgtgacaagacctcttacaacttgaaatttgatatttacaccggaaaa